A window of the Polaribacter batillariae genome harbors these coding sequences:
- a CDS encoding VOC family protein, with translation MKIQAYLAFNGNCQEALNFYGELFNANVENRETYEDKKMDVPSSYRNKLQHAELKGKGVHFMAYDAAPDTPISSGNQIHMSIDFNDKAAAEKVFNNLAESGIKHHDFSEREWGFFGRCTDKYGINWMVNAKK, from the coding sequence GCTTATTTAGCATTTAACGGAAATTGCCAAGAAGCATTAAATTTCTATGGAGAATTATTTAATGCGAATGTAGAAAATAGAGAAACTTATGAAGATAAGAAAATGGATGTTCCTTCTTCTTACAGAAATAAATTGCAACATGCAGAATTAAAAGGAAAAGGCGTACATTTTATGGCCTATGATGCTGCTCCAGACACACCTATAAGTAGCGGAAATCAAATACACATGAGTATCGATTTTAATGATAAAGCCGCAGCAGAAAAGGTGTTTAATAATTTAGCTGAAAGCGGAATTAAACATCACGATTTTAGCGAAAGAGAATGGGGTTTTTTTGGAAGATGTACAGATAAATACGGAATTAATTGGATGGTAAATGCCAAAAAATAA